The following DNA comes from Streptomyces globosus.
CGCCCGACGGCGAGACCTCCGCCGACGACCCGCTGATGCTGTACTTCACCTCCGGCACCACCGCCCGCCCCAAGCTCGTCGAGCACACGCACGCCTCGTACCCCATCGGCCACCTGTCCACCATGTACTGGATCGGGCTGCGCCCCGGCGACGTCCACCTCAACATCGCCTCGCCCGGCTGGGCCAAGCACGCCTGGTCGAACCTGTTCGCCCCGTGGAACGCCGGTGCCACCGTCTTCGTGCACAACTACGCCCGCTTCGACGCGGAGCGGCTGATGGAGCTGATGGACCGGCACGGCGTGACGACGTTCTGCGCCCCGCCGACGGTGTGGCGGATGCTGATCCAGTCGGACCTGTCGACGCTGCGGACCCCGCCCCGCGAGGCCGTCGCCGCCGGGGAGCCGCTCAACCCGGAGGTGATCGAGAAGGTCCGCGACGCCTGGGGCGTCACCGTCCGCGACGGCTTCGGCCAGACGGAGACCACCCTGCAGATCGGCAACTTCCCCGGGGTGCCGGTGAAGCCGGGCTCGATGGGGCGCCCCGCCCCCGGCTACCGGATCGTGCTCCTCGACCCGGTCACCGGCAAGGAGTCGCAGGACGAGGGCGAGATCTGCGTCGACCTGGGCACCCGCCCGGCCGGGGTGATGACCGGCTACCGGGACGACCCGGAGCGGACCGCCGAGTCCATGGCGGACGGGCTCTACCGCACCGGCGACATCGCGGCGCGCGACGCCGACGGATACCTCTCCTACGTCGGCCGCTCGGACGACGTCTTCAAGGCCTCCGACTACAAGATCAGCCCGTTCGAGCTGGAGAGCGCGCTGCTGGAGCACGAGGCCGTCGCCGAGGCGGCCGTCGTACCGGCCCCGGACCCGGTGCGGCTGGCGGTCCCGAAGGCGTACGTCGCCCTCGCCGCCGGGTGGGAGGCCGGGCCCGAGACGGCGCGGGCCCTGTTCGCGCACTCCCGCGCGGTGCTCTCCCCGTACAAGCGGATCCGGCGGATCGAGTTCGCGGAGCTGCCGAAGACGGTCTCGGGCAAGATCCGCCGGGTGGAGCTGCGGGCCCTCACGGCCGCCGGGTCGGGCACCGAGTACGACGAGGCCGAGCTGGGCTGAGGCCCGCCGGGCGGGGGGCGGCCGGAAGCCCGGCCGCCCCCGCCCGCCCGCGGACTACTGCGCGGGGAGCAGCGCCTCGATCGCCGAGACGATCTCCTCGGACTCCGGCTCCGTACGCGGCCGGAACCGCGCGACGACCTCGCCGGCCGGGGAGATCAGGAACTTCTCGAAGTTCCACTGGATGTCGCCGGCCTCGCCGTCGGCGTCCGCGGTCTGCACCAGCTCGCGGTAGAGCGGGTGCCGGTTCTCGCCGTTGACCTCGGTCTTCTCCAGCATCGGGAACGTCACGCCGAAGCCGGCCGCACAGAAGGTCCGGATGTCCTCGGCGGTGCCGGGCTCCTGCCCGCCGAACTGGTTGCAGGGCACGCCCACCACGGTGAAGCCCTTC
Coding sequences within:
- a CDS encoding AMP-binding protein — protein: MPSMTHDTARTAAGGDPAAEFLAARDFLLAHRGDPDAASAGFTWPRPRSFNWAQDWFDRLAAGNTADALRIAEEDGTVHALTFEELAAASRSAATWLRAQGVAAGDRVLVMLGNQRELWEVMLAAMRLRAVVIPATPLLGTADLRDRIERGRVRHVIVRAEDTGKFDTAPGTYTRIAAGPEAPSGWRRLADMYGAEPDFTPDGETSADDPLMLYFTSGTTARPKLVEHTHASYPIGHLSTMYWIGLRPGDVHLNIASPGWAKHAWSNLFAPWNAGATVFVHNYARFDAERLMELMDRHGVTTFCAPPTVWRMLIQSDLSTLRTPPREAVAAGEPLNPEVIEKVRDAWGVTVRDGFGQTETTLQIGNFPGVPVKPGSMGRPAPGYRIVLLDPVTGKESQDEGEICVDLGTRPAGVMTGYRDDPERTAESMADGLYRTGDIAARDADGYLSYVGRSDDVFKASDYKISPFELESALLEHEAVAEAAVVPAPDPVRLAVPKAYVALAAGWEAGPETARALFAHSRAVLSPYKRIRRIEFAELPKTVSGKIRRVELRALTAAGSGTEYDEAELG
- a CDS encoding glutathione peroxidase, coding for MSLYDIPLTTLADEPTTLGEHKGKVILLVNTASQCGLTPQYSGLARLQFAYEAKGFTVVGVPCNQFGGQEPGTAEDIRTFCAAGFGVTFPMLEKTEVNGENRHPLYRELVQTADADGEAGDIQWNFEKFLISPAGEVVARFRPRTEPESEEIVSAIEALLPAQ